One Dictyoglomus turgidum DSM 6724 DNA window includes the following coding sequences:
- the pdo gene encoding protein disulfide oxidoreductase, with the protein MALLKEEDRQYLENLFRENLKDKLKIILFSDKAAGSKLVVPGRVECPYCQQTREILEELVSLSDKLELEIHDFLTDEILAKKYNLDKIPAILFEKNNNVLGVRYFGIPSGYEFSSLIEDIIDISRGETQLSPNTKAFLATVDKPVHIQVFVTPTCPYCPRAVRLAHQFAMENPLITADMIEAIEFPHLAEKYDVTGVPKTIINEKVEIEGAVPENVFLEYFKSALKA; encoded by the coding sequence ATGGCTCTATTAAAAGAAGAGGACCGTCAATATTTGGAAAATCTATTTAGAGAAAATCTCAAGGACAAGTTAAAAATTATACTTTTCAGCGATAAAGCTGCAGGAAGTAAATTAGTTGTTCCAGGAAGAGTTGAATGCCCTTATTGTCAACAAACAAGAGAAATTTTAGAAGAGCTTGTGTCTCTCTCAGACAAATTAGAACTCGAAATTCATGACTTCTTAACCGACGAAATACTTGCTAAAAAATACAATTTGGACAAAATTCCTGCAATTCTTTTCGAAAAGAATAATAATGTACTGGGAGTAAGATATTTTGGTATTCCATCAGGTTATGAATTCTCAAGTCTAATTGAGGATATTATTGATATATCTCGTGGTGAAACTCAACTTTCACCAAATACAAAAGCCTTTCTTGCCACTGTTGATAAACCAGTACATATTCAGGTATTTGTCACCCCTACATGTCCCTATTGTCCAAGAGCAGTAAGACTTGCCCACCAATTTGCCATGGAAAATCCACTAATTACTGCAGATATGATTGAGGCCATTGAATTTCCACATCTTGCTGAGAAATACGATGTGACTGGTGTTCCCAAGACCATAATAAATGAAAAGGTAGAAATCGAGGGAGCTGTACCAGAAAATGTCTTTCTCGAATATTTCAAGTCTGCTTTAAAAGCTTAG
- the trxB gene encoding thioredoxin-disulfide reductase, protein MEFISITKPIEKIEEVQDVIILGGGPAGLTAGIYTGRNLWRTLIIEKGILGGNAALTEKIDNYPGFPEGITGEELVKRMETQAKKFGSKILESDVLSLKIDGNWKIVETSQGTFRAPTLIIATGTRPRKLEVPGEEDFIGKGVSYCAVCDGAFFIRKKVAVIGGGDSAVEEAIYLTKFAEEVTIIHRRDTLRAEKITQQRAFSNPKIKFLWSHVVKAIEGEKKVERLVLEDLKTGETKIFPVDGVFIYVGLIPNTELFKDILNLDPNGFIITDEKMHTSMPGIYAAGDVRGKVLRQIVTAVADGAIAGMEASKFLEELNYKEV, encoded by the coding sequence ATGGAGTTTATATCCATAACAAAACCTATAGAAAAGATTGAAGAAGTACAAGATGTAATTATCTTAGGAGGAGGACCAGCAGGGCTTACAGCAGGAATATATACTGGAAGAAATCTATGGCGAACCCTAATTATTGAAAAGGGTATATTAGGAGGCAATGCAGCTCTTACAGAAAAAATAGACAATTATCCTGGTTTTCCAGAAGGAATAACGGGTGAAGAGTTAGTAAAAAGAATGGAAACTCAAGCTAAAAAATTTGGTTCCAAAATATTAGAATCTGATGTATTATCCTTAAAAATAGACGGAAACTGGAAAATAGTTGAAACATCACAGGGAACTTTCAGAGCTCCTACTCTTATTATCGCAACTGGAACAAGACCAAGAAAATTAGAGGTCCCTGGAGAAGAAGACTTTATAGGGAAAGGTGTTTCCTATTGTGCAGTATGTGATGGCGCCTTTTTTATTAGGAAAAAAGTAGCAGTTATTGGAGGAGGAGATTCTGCTGTTGAGGAGGCAATTTACCTAACAAAATTTGCCGAAGAAGTAACAATTATTCATCGAAGAGATACTCTAAGAGCCGAAAAGATAACTCAGCAAAGAGCTTTCTCTAATCCTAAAATTAAATTTCTATGGAGCCATGTAGTAAAAGCCATAGAAGGAGAGAAAAAAGTTGAAAGATTAGTATTAGAAGATCTTAAAACAGGAGAAACCAAAATTTTTCCTGTAGATGGTGTATTCATCTACGTAGGTTTAATTCCTAATACAGAGCTTTTTAAAGATATTTTGAATTTAGATCCAAATGGTTTTATAATAACAGATGAGAAAATGCATACTTCTATGCCTGGAATATATGCAGCAGGAGATGTAAGAGGTAAGGTTTTAAGACAAATAGTAACTGCGGTCGCTGATGGAGCAATAGCTGGTATGGAAGCAAGCAAATTTTTAGAAGAATTAAATTACAAGGAGGTTTAA
- a CDS encoding aldo/keto reductase translates to MIQKRPYGKNRELLSIIGFGGILVMNEEQKEANRRVAEAIDLGINYFDVAPSYGDAEDKLGPALRGKRKDIFLACKTMERIKDKAWEELQRSLKKLETDHFDLYQLHAMTTEEDFQLVTGPNGALEAFIKAKKDGIIRYIGFSAHSVEVALKLLEIFDFDSILFPINWVNFFNGNFGPQVVKKAQEKNVTILALKAMAKTIIPEGQERRYPKCWYDPIDDKELAQLALRFTLSQPITAAIPPGEYKFFKWAVEVGENFKPLTDEELNILKQKAQDLEPIFKVS, encoded by the coding sequence ATGATCCAAAAAAGACCCTATGGCAAAAATAGAGAACTCCTCTCTATTATTGGATTTGGTGGAATATTAGTAATGAACGAAGAACAAAAGGAAGCCAACAGGAGAGTTGCTGAAGCTATAGATCTTGGAATTAACTACTTTGATGTGGCACCATCCTATGGAGATGCTGAAGATAAACTTGGACCAGCCCTTCGTGGAAAAAGAAAAGATATTTTTCTCGCTTGTAAAACCATGGAAAGAATCAAGGACAAAGCTTGGGAAGAACTTCAAAGGTCTCTAAAAAAACTTGAAACAGACCATTTTGATCTATATCAGTTACATGCCATGACTACAGAAGAAGATTTCCAATTAGTTACAGGTCCTAATGGGGCTTTAGAAGCTTTTATAAAAGCTAAAAAAGATGGAATAATAAGATATATAGGATTTTCAGCTCATTCTGTTGAAGTCGCCTTAAAACTTCTTGAAATCTTTGATTTTGATTCTATTCTTTTCCCTATAAATTGGGTAAATTTCTTTAACGGAAATTTTGGTCCTCAGGTAGTAAAAAAAGCGCAAGAAAAAAACGTAACCATACTTGCCTTAAAAGCGATGGCAAAGACTATAATTCCAGAAGGACAAGAAAGAAGATATCCCAAATGTTGGTATGACCCTATAGATGACAAAGAACTTGCCCAACTGGCATTAAGATTTACCTTATCTCAACCCATAACAGCAGCTATACCCCCTGGGGAATATAAATTCTTCAAATGGGCAGTAGAAGTTGGAGAAAACTTTAAACCACTAACTGATGAGGAGTTAAATATTCTTAAACAAAAAGCTCAAGACTTAGAACCAATCTTTAAAGTTTCTTAA